A genomic window from Purpureocillium takamizusanense chromosome 2, complete sequence includes:
- the RPL5 gene encoding 60S ribosomal protein L5 (COG:J~BUSCO:EOG0926419M~EggNog:ENOG503NU2R) gives MPFHKLVKNSAYFSRYQTKYKRRQQGKTDYYARKRLITQAKNKYNAPKYRLVVRFTNKDIIMQIVSSEITGDKVFASAYAHELKAYGITHGLTNWAAAYATGLLIARRVLSKLGLDKDFVGVEEADGEFTLTEAAETDDGERRPFKAFLDVGLARTSTGARVFGAMKGASDGGILVPHSEKRFPGYDMETKELDAETLRKYIYGGHVAEYMETLADDDEERYQSQFQKYIDDDMEADGLEDLYTEAHQAIREDPWKKAESDAPKKSKDEWKAESKKYRSQKLSKAEKQERVQKKIKQLLADE, from the exons ATG CCTTTCCACAAGTTGGTTAAGAACAGCGCGTACTTCAG CCGCTACCAGACCAAGTACAAGCGGAGACAGCAGGGCAAGACCGACTACTACGCCCGCAAGCGCCTCATCACCCAGGCCAAGAACAAGTACAATGCGCCCAAGTACCGCCTGGTCGTTCGCTTCACGAACAAGGACATCATCATGCAGATCGTGAGCTCCGAGATCACCGGCGACAAGGTCTTCGCCTCTGCCTACGCCCACGAGCTCAAGGCCTACGGCATCACCCACGGCCTGACCAActgggccgccgcctacgCCACCGGCCTGctcatcgcccgccgcgtcctgagcaagctcggcctcgacaaggactttgtcggcgtcgaggaggccgacggtGAGTTCACCCTcaccgaggccgccgagaccgacgacggcgagcgccgcccCTTCAAGGCCTTCCTCGACGTTGGTCTTGCCCGCACCTCCACCGGTGCCCGTGTCTTCGGTGCCATGAAGGGCGCCTCTGACGGCGGCATCCTGGTTCCCCACTCGGAGAAGCGATTCCCTGGCTACGACATGGAGaccaaggagctcgacgccgagaccCTCCGCAAGTACATCtacggcggccacgtcgccgagTACATGGAGActctcgccgacgacgatgaggagcgcTACCAGAGCCAGTTCCAGAAGtacatcgacgacgacatggaggccGACGGTCTTGAGGACCTGTACACCGAGGCCCACCAGGCCATCCGCGAGGACCCCTGGAAGAAGGCCGAGAGCGACGCCcccaagaagagcaaggaTGAGTGGAAGGCCGAGTCCAAGAAGTACCGCTCCCAGAAGCTGTCCAAGGCCGAGAAGCAGGAGCGCGTCCAGAAGAAGATCAAGCAGCTCCTGGCCGACGAGTAA
- a CDS encoding Microsomal epoxide hydrolase (COG:S~EggNog:ENOG503NVUE) produces the protein MSLFSLEDPSVDQILEAIDDEMAATRNQPKVLLFDIGGVCVVSPFQAILDYELSLGVPPGWVNFSISKSKPNGFWHRLERGDIPVDQAFYDGFNRDLHNAKLWKEFYQRERSKNPKLSADLPPLPSLDGEFLFDEMMTKSHAPDPWMWPALQKLKESGRYLLGALSNTIIFPPGHKLHSEDYFKDPLRQMFDVFISSAHVGVRKPDPKMYQLAVATLDKFARENAVSPRGRQLGWADGITAGDVLFFDDIGENLREAKAQGFNTVKVPLGRAYEAVEELEKVTGLKLEGDHPKIPIKPRLSPPLPPPKARI, from the exons ATGTCACTGTTTAGTCTCGAAGACCCGTCAGTGGACCAGATTCTGGAGGCCATAGACGACGAGATGGCAGCGACTCGGAATCAGCCCAAGGTCCTGTTGTTTGACATTGGCGGCGTCTGT GTCGTGTCTCCTTTTCAAGCCATCTTGGACTACGAGCTCAGCCTGGGCGTGCCTCCGGGATGGGTCAACTTCTCCATCTCCAAGTCAAAACCCAATGGCTTCTGGCACCGCTTGGAGAGGGGCGACATCCCCGTAGACCAAGCCTTTTACGACGGCTTCAACCGTGACCTTCACAATGCCAAACTCTGGAAGGAATTCTACCAGAGGGAGAGGTCCAAGAACCCCAAGCTATCGGCGGACCTGCCTCCGCTTCCCAGCCTTGATGGCGAGTTTCTGTTTGACGAGATGATGACCAAGTCGCACGCCCCGGACCCGTGGATGTGGCCGGCGCTgcagaagctcaaggagagCGGACGGtacctgctcggcgcgctgAGCAACACCATCATATTCCCGCCAGGCCATAAGCTACACTCGGAGGACTACTTCAAGGACCCGCTGCGGCAGATGTTTGACGTGTTCATCTCGTCGGCACACGTCGGCGTCCGCAAGCCCGACCCCAAGATGTAccagcttgccgtcgcgACGCTGGACAAATTTGCAAGGGAGAATGCCGTCTCCCCGCGCGGCAGGCAGCTCGGGTGGGCTGACGGCAtcacggcgggcgacgtgctgTTCTTTGACGACATCGGCGAGAACCTGAGagaggccaaggcgcaggGGTTCAACACGGTCAAGGTGCCTCTCGGCAGGGCGTACGAGGCGGTTGAGGAGTTGGAGAAGGTCACGGGCCTAAAGCTGGAGGGAGATCACCCCAAGATCCCGATTAAGCCGAGACTatcaccgccgctgccgccgcccaaggccagGATATGA
- the MHP1 gene encoding Microtubules assembly and stabilization protein (COG:S~EggNog:ENOG503NWI8) gives MEQVHGVDVSWMTHGSPKDKSNKSASSPPKAHAAAQPRAIPSAAATNPRNPQGTVDASSNGDKPNGQPEPSPSNTITSSPGGGIARRLSRSGSIEKQPGPNGTPPGSRRNSWFSSISAKFSSSASTPPSISPQHYHSLHHLQIKEQQQNQQADGTGPQQQSQSHPPPQSASTPSEPPPPKLHQARNAVLPHAAKPDGSGPYTPAPPKSSQAGILGVFRRLSSSGGSGQAAAKLGNGLVDRVTLNVDQDRQRCPISELKDAKLRRVSFCVDVEIAPMPKYADGDVAQRPATDKTQKKKFIDKGEGEALKNPKVVEAQKEAGDAPTPAAAKPVSVPAPAEPSPPVPAAPNGVHENGSSPPDKDTTKKKEKKKKSEEERKARKEKRRRLAEDNGSVPIELHFDSDDSSSENPSGVGTPKPHTMTTTHPTTNPARVYRRCCQLRETPILKKITEQLSDGANSSPATGVVNKLDLTDYWLQLPDLITLGDYLAVVPVREIILENCGLSDEGLRVILAGLLAAKQLPTSRRKKPTYEQEAHAGVVERVVLKNNKLGPDGWKHISLFLYMSRSLKYLDLSHIPFPKQSPACSNGTLPDGRQIPRGIADVFSKALAERLGGSTLEMLNIGETEPSIDQLRAIIEGVTKCGIRRLGLAHNSMDAEGVEVVAKYLSAGICEGLDLGGNDIRDHMETLAGALKDKDPLWALSLAGCNLTPSSLCKIIPSLVRLDCFRFIDLSHNHDLFQSTPSAVGLLRRYLPKMESLKRIHLEDVNMTSEQAIALVEVLPEVRTLAHINLLGNEELGKLADATTEEAQEEACALYASLLAATRVSRTLMCVDIEVPSDKAGDIVKAMAKQVVAYCLRNMERIPDAEINSAVASAMAADTRSDGDGRDPPYPDVLAHLVGHDVMDQDLSEDNESAPDEDYVIGGTGVVKALTCCLKNHGDDSGRPSGEFVRDAESGDVTTRPGLATGGKAKDMSKHLLAGARKIRIRLQPALNKAKSMPGDEQTLRKLMFLDNTLQGIIRRFEDEYPDTREAAKPTAEATPKRTPSEELSTAPTGDDSAVAVSDGEDGEDESEIHPPKSLSRSNSMAKVLAEEEGRVLRAGHRFRSGLVLRQEQIDLLSTIDGISEDPKHARMLEGLAEDIGGELLEKVKEKGAVRAFKEDKDVLFRSMRDSDPTHWELFLESQQKARANIKLASNEKNGEVIPPADESAIAD, from the exons ATGGAGCAGgtgcacggcgtcgacgttAGCTGGATGACGCACGGCTCCCCTAAAG ACAAGTCAAACaagtcggcctcgtctccgccaaaggctcacgccgccgcacagccgCGAGCAAtcccgtcggcggccgcgacgaaTCCACGGAATCCGCAGGGCACAGTAGACGCTTCGAGCAATGGCGACAAGCCCAACGGCCAACCGGAGCCGAGTCCGTCCAACACCATTACATCCTCGCCAGGTGGTGGAATTGCGAGGCGGCTCTCCCGGTCCGGGTCGATAGAAAAGCAACCCGGCCCGAATGGCACGCCCCCTGGTTCAAGACGCAACTCGTGGTTCTCGAGCATTTCAGCCAAAttctccagctccgccagcacgccgcccagcatATCGCCGCAACATTATCATTCGCTCCACCACCTACAGATCAaggaacagcagcagaaccAGCAAGCGGATGGCAccggcccgcagcagcagagtcaaagccatccgccgccccagTCTGCATCCACTCCCAGTGAACCGCCTCCGCCCAAGTTGCATCAAGCAAGGAACGCCGTCCTGCCGCATGCCGCCAAGCCTGATGGCAGTGGCCCCTATACGCCCGCTCCGCCAAAGTCTAGTCAGGCCGGCATACTGGGCGTGTTCCGGCGCCTCTCCTCgtctggcggcagcgggcaggcggcAGCGAAGCTCGGCAACGGCCTCGTTGACCGCGTGACCCTCAATGTCGATCAGGATCGCCAGCGATGCCCAATCtcggagctcaaggacgccaaACTGCGGCGAGTGTCTTTCTGCGTGGATGTAGAGATTGCGCCGATGCCGAAATACGCCGACGGAGATGTCGCACAACGGCCCGCCACGGACAAGacgcagaagaagaagttCATTGACaagggcgagggtgaggcATTGAAGAATCccaaggtcgtcgaggcgcaaaAGGAAGCTGGCgacgcgcccacgcccgcggccgcgaaGCCTGTTTCTGTACCTGCGCCTGCGGAGCCATCTCCCCCTGTGCCAGCCGCGCCAAACGGCGTGCACGAAAATGGATCGTCGCCTCCCGACAAGGACACCACAAaaaagaaggagaagaagaaaaagagcGAAGAGGAGCGCAAGGCTAGGAAAGAAAAGCGTCGCCGACTCGCCGAAGACAACGGTTCCGTTCCGATTGAACTTCACTTCGACAGCGACGATTCGTCCTCTGAGAACCCGAGCGGCGTCGGGACGCCCAAACCGcacacgatgacgacgacacaTCCCACGACGAACCCGGCCAGGGTATATCGCCGGTGCTGCCAGCTGCGGGAAACCCCGATTCTTAAGAAGATTACCGAGCAACTCTCCGATGGCGCGAATTCGTCGCCTGCAACAGGTGTGGTGAACAAGCTGGACCTGACAGACTATTGGCTCCAGCTACCGGACCTGATAACCCTGGGCGACTACCTTGCCGTGGTCCCCGTCCGAGAAATCATCCTGGAGAATTGCGGCCTGAGCGATGAGGGCCTTCGTGTCATCCTCGCAGGCCTGTTGGCCGCGAAGCAGCTTCCCACCTCGCGGCGTAAGAAGCCGACATATGAGCAGGAGGCGCACGCTGGTGTCGTGGAGCGAGTGGTGCTCAAGAACAACAAACTTGGGCCGGACGGGTGGAAACACATTTCTCTATTTCTCTACATGAGCCGATCGCTCAAGTACCTCGACCTCTCTCACATCCCTTTCCCGAAGCAGTCGCCGGCGTGCTCCAACGGCACACTCCCAGACGGTCGACAGATCCCTCGAGGCATCGCCGATGTCTTCTCCAAGGCCCTTGCCGAGCGACTGGGGGGCTCCACGCTGGAAATGCTCAACATTGGTGAGACGGAGCCTAGCATTGACCAGCTTcgcgccatcatcgagggTGTCACCAAGTGTGGCATACGCAGACTCGGCCTGGCACACAACTCGATGGATgcggagggcgtcgaggtggtggccaaGTATCTCTCGGCCGGTATCTgcgagggcctcgacctGGGCGGCAACGACATCAGGGATCATATGGAAACGCTTGCCGGCGCCTTGAAGGACAAAGACCCCTTGTGGGCGCTGAGTTTGGCAGGATGCAACCTGACCCCCTCGTCACTTTGCAAGATTATTCCCTCGCTCGTCAGGCTTGACTGCTTCAGATTCATCGACCTGTCGCATAACCATGACCTGTTCCAAtccacgcccagcgccgtTGGCTTGCTTCGAAG GTATCTGCCCAAGATGGAGAGCCTCAAGCGCATCCACCTGGAAGATGTCAACATGACGTCTGAGCAGGCGATTGCATTGGTGGAGGTGTTGCCCGAGGTCCGGACTCTGGCTCACATCAACCTGCTGGGCAACGAGGAGCTCGGAAAGCTCGCAGACGCGAcgaccgaggaggcgcaggaGGAGGCGTGCGCCTTGTacgcctcgctgctggcggcgacgagggtcTCACGGACCCTAATGTGCGTGGACATTGAAGTGCCGAGCGATAAGGCCGGCGAcatcgtcaaggccatggccaagcagGTCGTTGCTTACTGTCTGCGAAACATGGAGCGGATTCCCGACGCGGAGATCAACAGCGCAgtggcgtcggccatggcagcaGACACtcgcagcgacggcgacggcagggaCCCGCCGTATCCCGATGTCCTCGCCCATCTTGTCGGACACGACGTCATGGATCAGGACCTGTCCGAGGACAACGAATCGGCGCCGGACGAAGACTACGTCATTGGGGGCACGGGTGTGGTCAAGGCGCTGACGTGCTGCCTCAAGAACCATGGAGACGATTCGGGCAGGCCGTCTGGCGAGTTTGTGCGGGACGCGGAGAGCGGCGACGTGACGACACGGCCCGGGTTGGCGACGGGGGGCAAGGCGAAGGACATGTCGAAGCATCTGCTGGCGGGTGCACGCAAGATCCGCATCCGCCTGCAGCCGGCGCTCAACAAGGCCAAGTCGATGCCAGGCGACGAGCAGACGCTGCGCAAGCTCATGTTCCTGGACAATACACTGCAGGGAATCATCAGGAGATTCGAAGACGAGTATCCGGACACGAGAGAGGCAGCAAAGCCGACGGCAGAGGCGACGCCAAAGAGGACGCCGAGCGAGGAGCTGTCGACTGCGCcgacgggcgacgactcggCTGTGGCCGTGTCGGACGGGGAAGACGGGGAAGACGAGTCGGAGATTCACCCGCCCAAATCGCTGTCACGGTCCAACTCGATGGCCAAGGTGCTcgcggaagaggaggggcgggTGCTCCGGGCAGGCCATCGGTTCAGGTCAGGGCTCGTGCTGCGCCAGGAGCAGATAGACCTTCTGAGCACCATCGACGGCATCTCGGAGGACCCCAAGCACGCGAGGATGCTCGAGGGTCTGGCCGAGGACattggcggcgagctgctggaaaaggtcaaggagaaggGAGCGGTGCGGGCCTTcaaggaggacaaggacgtgCTGTTCCGAAGCATGCGGGATAGCGACCCGACGCATTGGGAGCTCTTCCTGGAGTCACAACAGAAGGCGCGGGCCAACATCAAGTTGGCGTCGAACGAGAAGAACGGGGAGGTGATTCCGCCGGCGGACGAGAGCGCCATTGCGGACTAG
- a CDS encoding uncharacterized protein (EggNog:ENOG503P3RM~COG:H) yields MAPSAQYACAQHMYAGRADDYDSSWHRGYTARFMQLAAPQPGERVLLLACGTGLEAEHAAPLVAGGGNGNDNDDGHGHGLVVGVDATDAMLAVFRRKRDADPVLAAHTRVVQHDVTDLSGCAADDEVKPGSFDLIVCSNAFVLFDDPAAVVRHWKTYLKDGGRMVIDVTHERNLHQGLLMEAVAERMGVAFPSNRRWITSRDSFRHVLEGEGLRVDTVEALEKVSGKGTVYLGADETDAQFDYLTAMPLGDALATDEFKHKARPLFKEEWQKASVDGRLEVCDILYVYVARKV; encoded by the coding sequence atgGCCCCGTCCGCGCAGTACGCGTGCGCGCAGCACATGTACGCCGGTCGCGCCGACGACTACGACTCGTCGTGGCACCGCGGCTACACGGCGCGCTTCatgcagctcgccgcgccgcagccgggcgagcgcgtgctgctgctcgcgtgCGGGacgggcctcgaggcggagcacgcggcgcccctcgtcgccggcggcggcaatggcaatGACAATGACGATGGACATGGCCATGggctcgtcgtgggcgtcgacgccaccgacgcGATGCTCGCCGTCTTCCGGCGCaagcgcgacgccgaccccGTCCTGGCGGCGCACACGCGCGTCGTCCAGCACGACGTCACCGACCTGTCCggctgcgccgccgacgacgaggtgaaGCCCGGGTCCTTTGACCTCATCGTCTGCTCCAACGCCTTTGTGCTCTtcgacgacccggccgccgtcgtgcgcCACTGGAAGACGTacctcaaggacggcgggcgcatgGTCATTGACGTGACGCACGAGCGCAACCTCCACCAGGGCCTGCTCAtggaggccgtcgccgagcgcatGGGCGTCGCCTTCCCGTCCAACCGCCGGTGGATCACCTCGCGCGACTCGTTCCgccacgtcctcgagggcgagggcctgcgcgTCGACACGGTCGAGGCCCTGGAGAAGGTGTCGGGCAAGGGCACCGTCTACCTGGGCGCGGACGAGACGGACGCGCAGTTTGACTACCTCACGGCCATGCCGCTGGGGgacgcgctggcgacggacgagTTCAAGCACAAGGCGAGGCCGCTGTTCAAGGAGGAGTGGCAGAAGGCTTCGGTGGACGGCAGGCTGGAGGTCTGTGACATCCTGTACGTCTATGTTGCGCGCAAGGTCTAA